Proteins encoded together in one Triticum dicoccoides isolate Atlit2015 ecotype Zavitan chromosome 7B, WEW_v2.0, whole genome shotgun sequence window:
- the LOC119341430 gene encoding protein HEADING DATE 3A yields the protein MAGRDRDPLVVGRVVGDVLDPFVRTTNLRVTFGNRTVSNGCELKPSMVAQQPRVEVGGNEMRTFYTLVMVDPDAPSPSDPNLREYLHWLVTDIPGTTGASFGQEVMCYESPRPTMGIHRFVLVLFQQLGRQTVYAPGWRQNFNTRDFAELYNLGPPVAAVYFNCQREAGSGGRRMYN from the exons ATGGCCGGTAGGGATAGGGACCCGCTGGTGGTTGGCAGGGTTGTGGGGGACGTGCTGGACCCCTTCGTCCGGACCACCAACCTCAGGGTGACCTTCGGGAACAGGACCGTGTCCAACGGCTGCGAGCTCAAGCCGTCCATGGTCGCCCAGCAGCCCAGGGTTGAGGTGGGCGGCAATGAGATGAGGACCTTCTACACACTC GTGATGGTAGACCCAGATGCTCCAAGTCCAAGCGATCCCAACCTTAGGGAGTATCTCCACTG GCTTGTGACAGATATCCCCGGTACAACTGGTGCGTCGTTCGGGCAGGAGGTGATGTGCTACGAGAGCCCTCGTCCGACCATGGGGATCCACCGCTTCGTGCTCGTACTCTTCCAGCAGCTCGGGCGGCAGACGGTGTACGCCCCCGGGTGGCGCCAGAACTTCAACACCAGGGACTTCGCCGAGCTCTACAACCTCGGCCCGCCTGTCGCCGCCGTCTACTTCAACTGCCAGCGTGAGGCCGGCTCCGGCGGCAGGAGGATGTACAATTGA